The Bradyrhizobium sp. LLZ17 genomic sequence GGTGATGAGAATGCCGCCGTTCGATCCGCCCTGCGCCGCGATGCGTTTCGCTTTGGTGACGCCGCGGCGCACGAGATCGGCGGCGACCGCCGCGAAATCATCGTGCGACAATGTCTTGCCGGCGAGCCGGCCGGCATCGTGCCAGCGCGTGCCGAACTCGCCGCCGCCGCGCAAATTCGCCTGCACGACGGTGCCGCCGCGCTCCAGCCACAGCTTGCCGAGAGCGGAGTTGTAATAGGGCTTCACCGCGAGTCCGAAGCCGCCATAGGCGGTCATATAAACCGGCGCATCGCCGGTCTCCTCAGCGGGACCGGTCTGCACATAGGGAATGCGCTCGCCGTCGGTCGAAATGGCCTCGTGCTGCGTCACCACGAGGCCCTCGGGATTGAACGTCTTCGGCGCCTGTTTCAGCACGGTCGGGCTTTCGACGCCGCGCTCGATCAGCAGCAGCGACGCCGGCGTCAGCGGGTCCTGCACATTGGCAAGCAGATCGCCATTGCTCTCGGATTCGTGGTGATCGAGGCTCCAGACGTCGACCACGCCAATGTCGGGCAGTCCTTGCAGCCGCTGCCGGTTCCAGCCTGCTGCCGACGGCGTGCAGATCTCGAACACCGGCCGCAACTCGTCGAGGATGGACAGCACAAGCCTGCCGCCGCTCCAGGAAAACCCCTGTAACGCGCGCCGCGATCCCGGCTCGAACAACACGGTGAAGTCGCGGCTGCCGGCCAGGAACGCGGAGAGCGAAATGCCGAGCATCGCGTCGGCGGCGTAAGTGTGTCCCGCGACCGACCAGGTCTCGCGCGGCTTGATCGACAGCCAGTCCTGGTGCGCTTGCATCCAGATGTTGCTGGGCAGGTCGAGTTTTGCGATTGCGCCGGCTGTGGTGCCAATCGAGGAGCGAAAATTGAAGAAGTCGGATTGGTCGATGAACCAGATACGCTGTGCCGGCACGGTGTCGTCGACGTTGCTATAAACTCGCATATGGTCGGGCGTCGTCTCGAACACCACTGGCGCCTGGTCGACGCTGCTCCCGCGCCGCCACAGCCGCACCGTCCTCG encodes the following:
- a CDS encoding prolyl oligopeptidase family protein — protein: MSIDDKPTLDKPDDDPWLWLEEIEGAPALDFVERQNRLTLQAFGGAAFERDRDALAAIYDRPDNIPYVRRRGGWLHNLWKDAGHPRGLWRRTTLAEFRKPEPSWEILLDIDQLAASEGEDWLFGGVAARPRSSRVILSLSRGGSDAVTLREFEVETKSFVADGFFLAEAKSSVDWVDADTLLLSSALGEGMATTSGYARTVRLWRRGSSVDQAPVVFETTPDHMRVYSNVDDTVPAQRIWFIDQSDFFNFRSSIGTTAGAIAKLDLPSNIWMQAHQDWLSIKPRETWSVAGHTYAADAMLGISLSAFLAGSRDFTVLFEPGSRRALQGFSWSGGRLVLSILDELRPVFEICTPSAAGWNRQRLQGLPDIGVVDVWSLDHHESESNGDLLANVQDPLTPASLLLIERGVESPTVLKQAPKTFNPEGLVVTQHEAISTDGERIPYVQTGPAEETGDAPVYMTAYGGFGLAVKPYYNSALGKLWLERGGTVVQANLRGGGEFGTRWHDAGRLAGKTLSHDDFAAVAADLVRRGVTKAKRIAAQGGSNGGILITNMLVRYPERFGALFCTIPLIDMRRYTRLLAGASWIAEYGDPDKPEQWDWLKTYSAYHNAKPGQPYPPILIATTRRDDRVHPGHARKMAAKLQAMGYEAYFYEPGAGGHGYGKDNKERAGFEVLGFQFLKDKIGWRDGEA